The Flavobacterium commune genome contains a region encoding:
- a CDS encoding MBOAT family O-acyltransferase: MFFNSFSFAIFLPIVFVLYWFVFNKNKTTQNTLLIIASYYFYSCWDWRFLFLLVFSTFLDYYTGIRIEKSKKESGRKFWFWLSIGINLGFLGMFKYYNFFASSFAELMNGMGLKTSPFLLDVVLPVGISFYTFHGLSYVIDIYYKRIKAEYNFVDYSLFVSYFPLLVAGPIERATHLLPQVKVKRSFDFEKAKEGIYQMLWGLFKKVVIADTCATYANAIFDNYSTMNSLSLILGAVYFAFQIYGDFSGYSDMALGMSKLFGIDLLKNFNYPYFSRDIAEFWRRWHISLSSWFRDYLYIPLGGSKGGLWMKIRNTFIIFLVSGFWHGANWTYVAWGGINALYFLPLLLRKSNRNNLDTVALDRSWESLRVIASILLTFALSCLAWVFFRAKTITDAILYIKNMFTNGHFTSQYLINERYNYELIIMVLLFVAVEWNNRTKEEPISGKYQTIKLALCLAAIMALGTYSDYKEFIYFQF; the protein is encoded by the coding sequence ATGTTCTTCAACTCTTTCTCCTTTGCAATTTTCCTCCCCATAGTATTTGTACTGTACTGGTTTGTGTTTAATAAAAACAAAACCACACAAAATACCCTATTGATAATTGCCAGTTATTATTTCTATTCCTGTTGGGATTGGCGTTTCTTGTTCTTGTTGGTTTTCTCTACATTTCTGGATTATTATACAGGTATCCGAATTGAAAAAAGTAAGAAAGAAAGCGGTAGAAAATTTTGGTTTTGGCTGAGTATCGGAATCAATTTGGGATTTCTGGGAATGTTTAAATATTATAACTTTTTTGCCAGTTCCTTTGCCGAATTGATGAATGGAATGGGTTTAAAAACATCACCGTTTTTGCTGGATGTAGTGCTGCCGGTGGGGATTTCGTTCTATACTTTCCACGGTCTGTCTTATGTTATTGATATTTATTACAAAAGAATCAAAGCCGAATACAATTTTGTCGATTATTCGCTGTTTGTGAGTTATTTTCCGCTTCTGGTGGCGGGGCCTATCGAAAGAGCCACCCATTTATTACCTCAAGTCAAGGTAAAACGCAGTTTTGATTTTGAAAAAGCCAAAGAAGGAATCTATCAAATGCTGTGGGGATTGTTCAAAAAAGTAGTGATTGCCGATACCTGCGCCACTTATGCCAATGCGATTTTTGATAATTACAGCACGATGAATTCCTTGTCGTTGATTTTAGGTGCAGTTTATTTTGCGTTCCAAATCTATGGCGATTTTTCAGGCTATTCAGATATGGCATTGGGAATGTCAAAACTCTTCGGAATCGATTTGCTAAAGAATTTCAATTACCCTTATTTTTCAAGAGATATCGCCGAATTTTGGCGTCGTTGGCATATTTCGTTATCTTCCTGGTTTCGCGATTATTTGTACATTCCGTTGGGAGGCAGCAAGGGCGGCTTATGGATGAAAATCAGGAATACCTTTATCATCTTCTTAGTTAGTGGTTTTTGGCATGGAGCCAATTGGACCTATGTGGCTTGGGGAGGTATCAATGCGCTTTATTTTTTACCCCTGCTTTTAAGAAAATCAAACAGAAACAATTTGGATACCGTTGCTTTAGATAGAAGTTGGGAATCGCTAAGAGTGATTGCAAGCATCTTGCTGACCTTCGCTTTGAGTTGTTTGGCATGGGTGTTTTTCAGAGCCAAAACTATTACCGATGCCATTTTGTACATCAAGAATATGTTCACAAACGGTCATTTTACATCTCAATATTTAATTAATGAGAGGTACAATTACGAGTTAATCATTATGGTACTATTATTTGTTGCGGTCGAGTGGAACAATCGCACCAAAGAAGAACCCATTTCAGGAAAATACCAAACCATAAAACTAGCTTTGTGTTTAGCCGCAATTATGGCATTAGGTACATATTCAGATTATAAGGAATTTATTTATTTTCAGTTTTAG
- a CDS encoding glycosyltransferase family protein — protein sequence MTNKKILIFFPDGVGLRNFAFTQFKEIGEQRGNKIIYWNNTAFPLQEELGYDEVKIKTQKIHPLTPFYCRIRKHIELNVATKKFADSVYQTYKFPFNYSGIKNTLMTLFIRLLIALNSSEKGILRIRKRINSLERSTEKYNYCKAQLQEIKPDLVFCTTQRASQSIGPLLAAQDLGIPTLTFVYSWDNVPKAMQLVATDYYCVWSDLMKKEMQQYYSFVKENQLIVTGTPQFEPHYDKSLLQTRAAFFAQYNLDTAKKYICFSGDDETTSPLDQYYLEDLAHAVRALNIKGYHLGIIYRKCPVDTTNRYDAVIEANKDVIAVIDPLWKAIGKNWNEVFPTKADLQLLHNVCAHSELVTNVCSSTVFDFVAHDKPCVYYNYEQPQLKKGIRDIGQNYKYVHFRSMPSPEAAIFCTDKNQLESQIEAILKGNLSNIPEGKKWYEIVAGKSPTQASEKIWDAIDTIVNEIKN from the coding sequence ATGACAAACAAAAAAATCCTTATTTTTTTTCCTGACGGTGTAGGATTACGCAATTTTGCCTTTACCCAATTTAAGGAAATCGGCGAACAAAGAGGCAATAAAATTATTTATTGGAACAATACGGCCTTTCCATTACAAGAAGAATTAGGATATGATGAGGTTAAAATTAAAACCCAAAAGATTCACCCATTAACCCCATTTTATTGCCGCATTAGAAAACACATCGAGCTGAATGTAGCAACCAAAAAGTTTGCCGATTCCGTTTACCAAACCTATAAGTTTCCGTTTAATTATAGCGGAATAAAAAACACTTTGATGACACTTTTTATCAGATTATTAATCGCTTTGAATTCTTCCGAAAAAGGAATTCTTCGCATCCGAAAACGAATCAATAGTCTGGAACGTTCAACCGAAAAATACAACTATTGCAAAGCCCAATTACAGGAAATCAAACCCGATTTGGTTTTTTGTACCACCCAACGCGCTAGCCAATCCATTGGCCCCTTACTGGCAGCACAGGATTTGGGGATTCCAACACTGACATTCGTGTATTCCTGGGATAATGTTCCTAAAGCCATGCAGCTGGTAGCAACCGATTATTATTGTGTGTGGAGCGATTTGATGAAAAAAGAAATGCAACAGTACTATTCTTTTGTTAAGGAAAACCAATTAATAGTCACAGGAACTCCTCAATTTGAGCCACATTACGATAAAAGTTTGTTGCAAACCAGAGCAGCATTTTTCGCCCAATACAATTTGGACACTGCAAAAAAATACATTTGTTTCTCTGGGGATGACGAAACCACTTCGCCCTTAGATCAATATTATTTGGAAGATTTAGCCCATGCCGTTCGGGCTTTGAATATTAAGGGATACCATCTTGGAATCATTTATAGAAAATGTCCTGTAGATACGACTAATAGATATGATGCTGTGATCGAAGCTAATAAAGATGTTATTGCAGTAATTGATCCTTTGTGGAAAGCAATAGGAAAGAATTGGAACGAAGTTTTCCCTACCAAAGCCGACTTACAATTACTGCACAATGTCTGTGCCCATTCCGAATTGGTAACCAATGTATGCTCTTCAACCGTATTTGATTTTGTAGCGCATGATAAACCTTGTGTCTATTATAATTATGAACAGCCTCAGTTAAAGAAAGGAATTCGGGATATTGGGCAAAATTACAAATACGTTCATTTTAGATCGATGCCAAGTCCGGAAGCTGCCATTTTTTGTACCGATAAAAACCAATTAGAAAGTCAAATTGAAGCCATACTAAAAGGCAATTTGTCCAACATTCCCGAAGGAAAAAAATGGTATGAAATTGTTGCAGGTAAGTCCCCAACCCAGGCTTCAGAGAAAATTTGGGATGCCATCGATACGATTGTTAATGAAATTAAAAATTAG